The following coding sequences lie in one Gadus macrocephalus chromosome 1, ASM3116895v1 genomic window:
- the gripap1 gene encoding LOW QUALITY PROTEIN: GRIP1-associated protein 1 (The sequence of the model RefSeq protein was modified relative to this genomic sequence to represent the inferred CDS: inserted 2 bases in 2 codons; deleted 2 bases in 2 codons), which produces MAMAQALSEEEFHRMQAQLLELRTQNYQLSDDLRKNSAELGVLRQKTGVLERDLGKAQKALSKSKKAQEVDALLGETAMLQGKLHSQEEDFRLQNSTLMAELSKLCTQIEQLEQDNQRLKEVGGASATSPAPTPVPDSAPAHDDTELLRVQAENSALQNKMAGVCSSFHIHACLYPYACVHMDVRVISVTLFNRLKKKQESFQRLQGEKEALYNDSRTKIDEINQKKEDDLKSLNLRIQKLQTDLGAANQTMAEMRNSCWAEKEHEVALHTLRDQAASQTAVSQEQVEIILQENDALRTNLAALEQIQTVKTQEVNLLREQQGALSAELQQRRAEQESLLAQRDDLTSQIQEASFASRRLLEQLSEESQEKERLQRELEDSRKTAEKRKVMLDDVATQLNQEKSGHKEVLSDLKLQQERRSVLAVRARYEKELRGLHEEKNRCEEELNXQLRDEKARSKDLELCQQTVEELQAEVRTXEESRDCLERRLGDAEENIKKNSVEHEEQTENLKKEHKLHLEEKEAEMEGVRRQLTEVEKLRDENGDIIEKLKQDIKDTVEGQRILEKKGGAALKDLKRQLQSERKRADKLQERLQEILTNSKTRTGLEELVLSEISSPSRTQQTGDSSSVSSFSYRDMMKEAQPPREKATGGSPPPPQGSADLSDEEVGELFQRLALVQQDKWMLEEKVKHLEVSCSSMAEDIRRKSAIIETYVHDSRTDACGGGGGSRAGPRERGGLGERMGLGAVLRDLVKPGDENLREMNKKLQNMLEEQLTKNMHLQKDLEILCLSKDGSLSG; this is translated from the exons ATGGCCATGGCCCAGGCTCTCTCTGAAGAGGAGTTTCATCGGATGCAG GCCCAGCTTCTGGAGTTAAGGACTCAGAACTACCAGCTCTCTGATGACCTGAGGAAGAACTCTGCAG AGCTGGGCGTTCTGCGCCAGAAGACGGGAGTGCTGGAGAGGGACTTGGGGAAGGCCCAGAAG GCGCTGAGTAAGAGTAAGAAAGCTCAA GAAGTGGATGCGTTGCTAGGGGAGACCGCCATGCTGCAGGGGAAGCTGCACAGCCAGGAGGAGGACTTTAGGCTCCAGAACAGCACCCTGATGGCGGAGCTGTCCAAG CTGTGCACCCAGATAGAGCAGCTGGAGCAGGACAACCAGCGCCtgaaggaggtgggaggagccagcgccaccagccccgcccccactcCCGTCCCTGACTCCGCCCCTGCCCACGACGACACGGAGCTCCTCCGCGTGCAGGCGGAAAACTCTGCCCTGCAGAACAAAATGGCTGGTGTGTGTTCTTCTTTTCATATACATGCGTGTTTATAtccatatgcgtgtgtgcacatggaTGTGCGTGTTATATCCGTTACCCTCTTTA ACAGGTTGAAGAAGAAGCAGGAAAG TTTCCAGCGTCTtcaaggagagaaggaggcgcTCTACAACGATAGCAG gacaAAGATTGATGAGATAAACCAGAAAAAAGAAGATGATCTGAAATCCTTGAACCTCCGTATTCAGAAACTCCAGACAGACCTAGGGGCAGCCAATCAG ACCATGGCTGAGATGAGGAACAGCTGCTGGGCA GAGAAGGAACATGAAGTAGCACTACACACGCTGAGAGACCAG GCTGCCAGTCAGACTGCAGTCAGTCAGGAGCAGGTGGAAATCATCCTGCAGGAGAATGATGCTCTCAGGACCAACCTAGCAGCCCTAGAACAG atCCAGACAGTGAAGACCCAGGAGGTGAACCTGCTTCGtgagcagcagggggcgctgtctgctgagctgcagcagaggagagcagagcaggAGAGCCTGCTGGCCCAGAGGGACGACCTCACCTCCCAGATACAG gaggctAGCTTTGCCAGCAGGAGGCTGCTGGAGCAACTGTCTGAGGAGagtcaggagaaagagagacttcAGAGAGAGCTGGAGGACAGCCGCAAG accGCTGAGAAGAGGAAGGTGATGCTGGATGATGTCGCTACGCAGCTCAACCAGGAGAAGTCTGGACACAAGGAGGTGCTGTCAGACCTCAAGCTGCAGCAGGAGAGGAGGTCA GTTCTGGCAGTGAGGGCTCGCTATGAGAAGGAACTTCGAGGACTTCATGAAGAAAAGAACCGCTGTGAAGAAGAACTCA AACAGCTACGAGACgagaag gcccgCAGCAAGGACCTTGAGCTGTGTCAGCAGACGGTGGAGGAGCTCCAGGCGGAGGTCCGGA AGGAGGAGTCCAGGGACTGCCTGGAGCGCCGGCTGGGAGACGctgag GAAAACATTAAGAAGAATTCTGTAGAACACGAAGAACAGACGGAGAACCTGAAGAAGGAACACAAACTACActtggag gaaaaGGAGGCAGAGATGGAGGGAGTAAGGAGACAGTTGACGGAGGTGGAGAAATTAAGGGATGAAAACGGGGACATCATTGAAAAACTCAAACAG gacATAAAGGACACAGTTGAAGGTCAGAGGATTCTGGAGAAGAAAGGTGGTGCAGCG ctGAAGGATCTCAAGCGACAGCTGCAGTCCGAGAGGAAGAGGGCTGATAAACTACAGGAGAGACTGCAGGAGATCCTGACAAACAGCAAGACCAGgaccg GTCTTGAGGAGCTGGTTCTGTCGGAGATCAGCAGCCCAAGCCGGACCCAGCAGACTGGGgactcctcctccgtctcctccttctcctaccGAGACATGATGAAGGAGGCGCAGCCACCCAGAgaaaag GCCACCGGGGggagccctccacccccccagggCTCGGCTGACCTCAGTgacgaggaggtgggggagctgTTCCAGAGACTGGCCCTCGTCCAGCAGGACAAATGGatgctggaggagaag gtgaaaCACCTGGAGGTGAGCTGCTCCTCCATGGCTGAAGACATCCGCAGAAAGAGCGCCATCATAGAGACCTACGTCCACGACAGCCGCaccg atgcgtgtggggggggcgggggctcaCGCGCCGGCCCACG CGAgcgggggggtctgggggagagGATGGGTCTGGGGGCGGTGCTCCGAGACCTGGTGAAGCCCGGAGACGAGAACCTGAGGGAGATGAACAAGAAGCTGCAGAACATGCTGGAGGAGCAGCTCACCAAGAACATGCACCTGCAGAAG GACCTGGAAATACTCTGTCTCAGTAAAGATGGGAGCCTGTCTGGGTAG
- the LOC132458612 gene encoding tyrosine-protein phosphatase non-receptor type 18-like yields the protein MNQTYAVINKPKQPHPPTGPAHTPPVVRPSNRKESATPSRLYDNNCMVATGHELYSEVKPRAKPIGLAPPAKPVYSPAALANQALGEGSSDTNKACEQVAGFNCRVKKPRGPREPPADWSRLER from the exons ATGAACCAGACGTATGCTGTGATCAACAAACCGAAACAGCCCCACCCTCCTactggccccgcccacacccCCCCTGTGGTTCGGCCTTCCAACCGAAAGGAAAG CGCCACCCCTTCTCGTCTCTATGACAACAATTGTATGGTTGCTACGGGTCATGAGCTGTACAGCGAGGTCAAACCCCGGGCTAAACCAATCGGCTTGGCCCCCCCTGCCAAACCAGTCTACAGCCCAGCAGCATTAGCCAATCAGGCGCTGGGGGAGGGGTCATCTGACACCAACAAAGCCTGTGAGCAGGTAGCAG GCTTTAACTGCCGGGTGAAGAAGCCCAGAGGCCCGAGAGAGCCGCCCGCAGACTGGAGCCGGCTGGAGAGATGA